In the genome of Deinococcus radiopugnans ATCC 19172, the window CTGCGCCGCCGCCGCGAGGGCTACGCCGCCTTTGATCAGGCGCTGCGGAGCCTGTGGTGAGCGCCGACGCGCTGGAACGCTACCTGGGCCGCGCGACACGGTTCTTGCCGTCCCGAATACGCCGTGAGGTCCGGGCTGAACTGCACGCGAACCTGTATCAGGCCATGCTGGACGCCCGCCTGCAGGGCCTGAACGAGGCTGATGCCTGGGCCGCTGCCGTGCGCGAGTCCGGTTCAGCGTGGCGGCTGGCCCTGCAACTGGCGCGGGTGCACACGCTGGGTCTGGCGCCACGTGTGTTGCTTGCGGGCATGGTGCTGGGTGGGGCGGCCTACGCGGTGCGGGCAGAGGTCCACAGTGCGCCCACAGGCCAGGAGGCGCGGCCATGAACATGCGGCTGCGGAGCCTGTGGCGTGAATGGGCCTCGCCCATCGTCTTTGCGCTGCTCCTGACCCAGTTCGGTGCGACGGCGGTGGGGGTGGACGGGGCCAGCATGATGCCCGCCCTGCGCCACGGCGAACACCTGTTGCTGCCCACCGCCGAGGGCTGGGCGCATCGGCTGGGGATGGGTGGGTATCAGCGGGGCGACATCGTGGTTTTCAAGCCGCCGCGAGGGGCGGAATATGAATGGCGCAGCGATTACCGGGGTGTGCCGTTGCCGTGGCGCTACCGCCCTTATCTGGTCAAGCGTGTCGTGGGGGTGCCGGGCGACACCATCCGCATTCGCGCTGGGCAGGTCAGCGTGAACGGCCAGCCGCTGCCAGAGAAAGAAACGCAAGCTTACTGGAATACGTTTTGCGCCGATACCACCAGCGCCCCTGCCAACAGCGTCGCGGCCTCGCCCTCGCGAATGAATTTACCCAGTGTCACAGTGCCGCCCCACTCCTACTTCGTGATGGGCGACAACCGCAGTCCCGGTGGCAGTCTGGACAGCCGCGCGTTTGGGCCGGTGGACGTGCGGGACATCTCGGCCCGGGCCGTGGTCAGTGTGTGGCCGCTGGTCCGCAAGGCGTCGGCCATTCCGCCCTGTGACGGCGGCCCACAGCCCGAAGAGCGCGTGACGTTCAGCGGCCATGAGGAGTGGAATCCGCGCCTGCTGCTGCCCTGACCCGCGTCTGCATCTGACCTCTCTATGCCGGGCAGCGTCCACGCGGGCGGCCCGGCACACCTCACAACCAGGCGCCTGAGGTGGGGCGGGCGCCGTGACACATCGTCAAGTCCCAGCCTTCTCCCCGGCCGTTTGTCGGGAATGAGACTGTATTGGGCACTTTCCTGGCGCTCTCCCTTACCTCTCGTCTGCATCGGGACATTCATACCTCATTATTCCGACAAGTTTACTTAGGATTTACCCCATGCGAAACGCAACCCTCACCACCATCGCCCTGCTGCTGACCGGCACCACCCTGGCCCAGTCGGGTCAGTCCCTCACCTTGTACTCCGGGCGCGGCAAGACCTTCGTGGAACCCATCGTGCAGCAGTTCGAGAAGCAGACCGGCATCAAGGTCAACGTGCGCTACGGCAACGACGCGCAGCTGGTGGCCGCCCTGCGCGAGGAGGGCAGCCGCAGCCCCGCCGACGTGTTCTGGGGCAACTCGCTGGGCGCGCTGGGCGAACTGGCGTCCGAGGGCAAGTTCGTCAAGCTGGGCACCTCGCTGACCCGCAATGTGTCGCCCGACTACCTGCCTGCCGACCGCAGCTGGCTGCCCACCACCGTGCGCTTCCGCACCCTGGCCTACAACACCGAGAAGATCAAGCCTGAGACGCTGCCCGCCAGCGTGCTGGACCTGCCCAAGATGACCTCCCTGAAGGGCCGCATCGGCTGGACAGTGTCGTACCCCAGCTTCCAGGACTTCCTGGCGGGCATGATCGCCCAGCACGGCGAGGCCACCACCAAACAGTGGCTGGAGGGCATGAAGGCGCTGCAGCCCAAGGACTACAAGACCAGCAACGTGGGCATGCTGGAAGCCATGCGCTCCGGCGAGATCGACGTGGGCCTGACCAACCACTACTACATCCAGCGCGTCAACCGCCTGAACTATCCCATCGACACGTACTTTTTCAAAAACGGCGACATCGGCAACCTGGGCAACGCCACCGGCGCGGCCATCCTGAAGACGGGCAAGAACACGGCGGCCGCCTCGCGCTTCCTGAGCTATCTGGTGAGCAAGGACGCGCAGACCTTCTTCCTGAGCGTGAACTTCGAGTACCCGGTGATCGGCAACATCCTGCAGCCCACTACCATGCGCCCCTTCAGCGACGTGAGCAAGCGCGGCCCCAAGATCGAGCCGTCCGCCCTGCCCAAGAACATCGAGAAGGCCCAGAAACTGCTGCGCGACGCCGGCCTGCTGTAAGCCCCGGCGTCCCAGTTCAACCCCGTCCCGGTTTGTGCCGGTGCGGGGCTTTTTCATGGTTCACTGCGTCATGGGCATCCTGGGGCTGCTGCTGGGGGCGGGCATATCGGCGGGCGTGTTGACGGTGGTGACGGGCCTGCCGCTGGCGTGGGCGCGTGGGGTGGCGGCGCTGGCTTTCGTGGCGCTGCTGGCCGTGCTGGGCAGCGTGCTGTTTGCGGGCGGCAGTAGTTTGGAACGCAGTTTTGGGGCCGTATATCTGGTGATGGGCCTGCTGGCCGGGGCGCTGCTGGCCCTGCCCCGGCTGCTGCGCGGGGCGGGTCACGAACCCCTGTGGGTCAGCCTGGGCCTGGGCGTGGCCGCCGTCCTGCTGCTGATCGCCGCCGGCGTGGGCGTGGACGCGCTGCTGGGAGCAGTGTTGCCCGCGCCTGACCCACAGACGGGCGAGTCGGTCAAGGCCCAGATCTCGCAGGGCCTGAGCAACGGCCTGCTGATCGCATCCCCCGTCGTCCTGATCCTGCTGTCGTGGCGGGCCTGGCGCGGGCGCACGCCGTAACGGTGGCGGCCCCACGCACTGGATCCCTGCTGCGGGACAATCCCGACTAATCCGGTCTGTTACAGTCAGACTGCTGGCCCAGTGCTGCTTTTTTTATGACCCGACGACTGCCCCCCTTTCTGCTGCTGCCCGCCGTGCTGACCGTGCTGGGGGTGCTGGTGCCGCTGTCGTACCTGGTGCTGCGGGCGCTGGGGGCCGAGCCGGGCGCCCTGCGCGAG includes:
- the lepB gene encoding signal peptidase I, with the translated sequence MNMRLRSLWREWASPIVFALLLTQFGATAVGVDGASMMPALRHGEHLLLPTAEGWAHRLGMGGYQRGDIVVFKPPRGAEYEWRSDYRGVPLPWRYRPYLVKRVVGVPGDTIRIRAGQVSVNGQPLPEKETQAYWNTFCADTTSAPANSVAASPSRMNLPSVTVPPHSYFVMGDNRSPGGSLDSRAFGPVDVRDISARAVVSVWPLVRKASAIPPCDGGPQPEERVTFSGHEEWNPRLLLP
- a CDS encoding iron ABC transporter substrate-binding protein, encoding MRNATLTTIALLLTGTTLAQSGQSLTLYSGRGKTFVEPIVQQFEKQTGIKVNVRYGNDAQLVAALREEGSRSPADVFWGNSLGALGELASEGKFVKLGTSLTRNVSPDYLPADRSWLPTTVRFRTLAYNTEKIKPETLPASVLDLPKMTSLKGRIGWTVSYPSFQDFLAGMIAQHGEATTKQWLEGMKALQPKDYKTSNVGMLEAMRSGEIDVGLTNHYYIQRVNRLNYPIDTYFFKNGDIGNLGNATGAAILKTGKNTAAASRFLSYLVSKDAQTFFLSVNFEYPVIGNILQPTTMRPFSDVSKRGPKIEPSALPKNIEKAQKLLRDAGLL